A single Providencia manganoxydans DNA region contains:
- the cysK gene encoding cysteine synthase A — protein sequence MSKIYDDNSLTIGHTPLVRLKHFGNGNILAKVESRNPSFSVKCRIGANMIWDAEKKGILTQDKELVEPTSGNTGIALAYVAAARGYKLTLTMPETMSIERRKLLKALGANLVLTEGAKGMKGAIEKAEEIVKSDTNKYILLQQFNNPANPEIHEKTTGPEIWEDTDGQVDAVIAGVGTGGTITGIGRYLKKTKGKDVTIVAVEPETSPVISQTLAGEEVKPGPHKIQGIGAGFIPGNLDVSLIDKVFKISDDEAIKTARALMENEGILAGISSGAAVAAAVKLAAEPEFKDKNIVVILPSSGERYLSTVLFADLAAD from the coding sequence ATGAGTAAAATTTATGATGATAATTCGCTAACCATTGGTCATACCCCATTAGTACGCTTAAAACATTTCGGAAATGGCAATATTTTAGCGAAAGTTGAATCGCGCAATCCAAGTTTTAGCGTCAAATGTCGTATTGGTGCGAATATGATTTGGGATGCTGAGAAAAAAGGAATTCTAACTCAAGATAAAGAACTCGTTGAACCAACTAGTGGTAATACAGGTATTGCATTAGCTTATGTTGCAGCTGCAAGAGGTTATAAATTAACCCTAACCATGCCTGAAACGATGAGTATTGAACGACGCAAACTGCTAAAAGCACTCGGCGCCAACCTTGTTTTAACTGAAGGCGCTAAAGGTATGAAAGGCGCTATCGAAAAAGCAGAAGAAATCGTTAAAAGTGACACAAATAAATATATTTTGCTACAGCAGTTTAATAACCCAGCAAACCCTGAAATTCACGAAAAAACCACAGGACCTGAAATTTGGGAAGATACCGACGGTCAAGTAGATGCCGTTATTGCGGGCGTTGGAACCGGCGGAACTATCACAGGAATTGGCCGTTATTTAAAGAAAACTAAAGGCAAAGATGTCACTATCGTTGCTGTTGAGCCAGAAACCTCACCGGTGATCAGCCAAACGCTAGCGGGTGAAGAGGTGAAACCAGGTCCTCATAAAATTCAAGGCATTGGGGCTGGATTTATTCCAGGTAACTTGGATGTTTCACTGATTGATAAAGTATTTAAAATCAGTGATGACGAAGCTATCAAAACTGCACGCGCGTTAATGGAAAATGAAGGCATTCTTGCGGGGATCTCTTCAGGCGCTGCTGTTGCTGCCGCCGTTAAATTGGCAGCAGAACC
- the cysZ gene encoding sulfate transporter CysZ → MIQSTDPQQKSHSGFYYFAQGWRLVTRPGIKRFVILPLLANIILLGGAFWWLYSKLGDWIAQVMSYIPSWLQWLDYLIWPIAVISILLIFTYFFSTVANIIAAPFNGWLSEKLESELTGIPAPDGGIIDVAKDVPRMIKREFVRIGYYLPRAIGLLILFFIPGIGQTVAPILWFLFGAWMMSIQYCDYPFDNHRVGFNDMKQALSKDRMNNIQFGGAVSVLMMIPILNLLIMPVAVCGATLMWVDRYRARYARY, encoded by the coding sequence ATGATCCAATCGACAGATCCGCAACAAAAAAGCCATTCAGGCTTTTACTACTTCGCACAAGGATGGCGCTTAGTCACGCGCCCAGGAATTAAACGTTTTGTTATTTTGCCGCTTTTAGCCAATATTATTTTACTTGGTGGCGCATTTTGGTGGTTATATAGCAAGCTCGGCGACTGGATTGCTCAAGTCATGAGTTATATCCCAAGCTGGCTACAATGGCTTGATTATCTCATTTGGCCAATTGCTGTTATATCAATCTTGCTCATATTTACTTATTTTTTTAGTACCGTTGCCAATATTATCGCAGCACCATTTAACGGTTGGCTATCTGAAAAACTTGAGTCTGAGTTAACCGGTATCCCTGCACCTGATGGGGGCATCATTGATGTCGCAAAAGACGTTCCACGAATGATAAAACGTGAGTTCGTGAGAATTGGCTACTACCTACCCCGCGCTATTGGTTTACTCATTTTGTTTTTCATCCCAGGTATCGGGCAAACCGTTGCACCAATTCTTTGGTTCCTATTCGGCGCTTGGATGATGTCAATTCAGTATTGTGACTACCCGTTTGATAACCATCGTGTTGGCTTTAACGATATGAAACAAGCGTTGTCAAAAGACCGTATGAATAATATTCAATTTGGCGGTGCAGTTAGCGTATTGATGATGATCCCAATCCTTAACTTGCTGATCATGCCTGTCGCTGTATGTGGCGCAACCTTAATGTGGGTTGACCGTTATCGCGCTCGCTACGCACGTTACTAA
- the zipA gene encoding cell division protein ZipA yields the protein MQDLRLILVVVGAIAIVALLLHGLWTSRKERSKLFRDRPVKRRKHDSQEKSSDYDDDSALFNETEAQEKPISQPAVSEPVRQVKEERRVEPDLPPITPSAHDTEPVLNITPARSEPIVSDVAPQVDIVNEQSAAKVTTSQPSAAVRTPHTPEQPEFNFDINDNQEEQQPIHHEQEQAHTEKKTEQPQSESPTNNKETVLVLHVAAHQGQVLQGEVLLQSILQAGFQFGEMRIFHRHVHPSGTGPVLFSLANMVKPGSFDPETMSEFTTPGVSMFMMVPSYGDASQNFKLMLQAAQRIASDAGGVVLDDERKMLTPQKIEVYHARIRNTLN from the coding sequence ATGCAGGATTTGCGTCTGATATTAGTGGTCGTAGGTGCGATAGCCATAGTTGCGCTGTTACTGCATGGTCTATGGACCAGCCGTAAAGAGCGCTCAAAGTTATTCCGTGATCGTCCCGTAAAACGCCGAAAACATGACAGTCAGGAGAAATCGTCAGATTATGATGATGATTCTGCATTATTCAATGAAACTGAAGCACAAGAGAAACCTATCTCTCAGCCTGCGGTTTCTGAACCTGTGCGTCAGGTAAAGGAAGAACGTCGTGTCGAGCCTGATTTGCCACCCATTACACCTTCTGCTCATGATACCGAACCTGTATTAAATATTACGCCAGCGCGTTCAGAGCCTATTGTGTCTGATGTCGCTCCACAGGTCGATATTGTGAACGAACAATCTGCTGCGAAAGTCACAACTTCCCAGCCATCTGCTGCTGTGCGTACCCCGCATACGCCAGAGCAACCAGAATTCAATTTCGATATTAATGACAATCAAGAGGAGCAACAGCCGATACACCATGAACAGGAACAGGCGCACACTGAGAAGAAAACTGAACAACCGCAAAGTGAATCTCCAACGAACAACAAGGAGACGGTTCTGGTTCTTCATGTAGCTGCTCATCAAGGCCAAGTTTTACAAGGTGAAGTGCTGTTACAAAGTATCTTACAAGCAGGGTTCCAGTTTGGTGAAATGCGTATTTTCCATCGCCATGTGCACCCTTCGGGGACTGGCCCTGTGCTGTTTAGCCTTGCAAATATGGTTAAACCGGGTTCATTTGATCCTGAGACCATGTCTGAGTTTACGACGCCGGGTGTCTCCATGTTTATGATGGTGCCATCTTATGGTGATGCAAGCCAAAACTTCAAGTTAATGCTACAGGCAGCACAACGCATCGCTTCAGATGCGGGCGGTGTTGTCCTTGATGATGAGCGTAAAATGTTAACACCTCAAAAAATAGAGGTGTATCATGCTCGAATTCGCAATACACTAAATTAA
- the ligA gene encoding NAD-dependent DNA ligase LigA: protein MTTKSHLDALKQQLRYHEYQYHVLDAPEIPDAEYDKLMQELKAIEAEHPEWITSDSPTQRVGAAPLAAFDTVRHEIPMLSLDNVFDEESYLAFDKRVRDRLKDQQEQTFCCELKLDGLAVSLLYENGELTQAATRGDGTVGENITSNVRTIRAIPLRLIGDNIPARVEIRGEVFMPQKGFEALNEEARRTGGKVFANPRNAAAGSLRQLDPRITAKRPLTFYCYGVGLVEGETLPDTHYERLMQFKAWGLPVSDYVQLKTGHKAVLDFYHEIERIRPSLGFDIDGVVIKINSIATQEQLGFVSRAPRWATAFKFPAQEQMTLLKDVEFQVGRTGAITPVARLEPVQVAGVIVSNATLHNADEIERLGVHIGDTVVIRRAGDVIPQIVSVVGSERPADSREIVFPTHCPVCGSDVERIEGEAVARCTGGLICGAQRKEALKHFVSRRAMDVDGMGDKIIDQLVEKEYVKTPADLYQLSAGILTGLDRMGPKSAQNLVDALEKSKATTLARFIYALGIREVGEATAANLASHYGTLEAVMAADEESLKTVQDIGHVVAKHVVNFFREEHNQAVIQDLLNKANIHWPQAVAIDVSSIDSPFAGKTVVLTGSMSRLTRDEAKDKLVALGAKVAGSVSKKTDLVIAGEAAGSKLAKANELGIQVIDEDELIRLLGS from the coding sequence ATGACGACAAAATCACATCTCGATGCGCTCAAACAGCAATTACGTTATCACGAATATCAATATCATGTATTAGATGCGCCTGAAATTCCGGATGCTGAATATGACAAACTCATGCAAGAACTCAAAGCCATCGAAGCAGAGCATCCTGAATGGATAACTAGCGACTCGCCGACACAGCGTGTTGGTGCAGCACCACTAGCTGCATTTGATACTGTTCGTCATGAAATACCGATGTTATCGCTTGATAATGTGTTTGATGAGGAAAGCTACCTTGCGTTTGATAAACGCGTTAGAGATCGATTGAAAGACCAACAAGAGCAAACTTTTTGCTGTGAATTAAAACTCGATGGCCTCGCGGTAAGTTTATTATATGAAAATGGCGAGCTGACCCAAGCAGCAACGAGAGGCGATGGCACTGTTGGCGAAAATATCACATCGAATGTGAGAACGATCCGTGCTATTCCACTGCGTTTAATCGGAGATAACATTCCTGCCCGCGTAGAAATTCGTGGTGAAGTGTTTATGCCACAAAAAGGATTTGAAGCCCTCAATGAGGAAGCTCGCCGTACAGGTGGTAAAGTGTTTGCTAACCCCCGAAATGCAGCCGCAGGCTCATTACGTCAGCTTGATCCTCGCATCACCGCAAAAAGACCACTGACTTTTTATTGTTATGGTGTAGGTTTAGTGGAGGGTGAAACATTACCAGATACCCATTATGAGCGTTTGATGCAATTTAAAGCGTGGGGCTTACCTGTTAGTGATTATGTTCAACTGAAAACTGGCCATAAAGCGGTATTAGATTTTTATCATGAAATAGAAAGAATTCGTCCATCGCTTGGTTTTGATATTGATGGGGTCGTGATCAAAATTAACTCGATTGCGACTCAAGAGCAATTAGGCTTTGTATCTCGTGCTCCTCGTTGGGCTACCGCGTTTAAATTCCCTGCGCAAGAACAAATGACCTTATTAAAAGACGTTGAATTTCAAGTAGGGCGTACTGGAGCCATTACACCCGTTGCGCGCTTAGAACCTGTTCAGGTTGCTGGTGTGATAGTCAGTAATGCGACACTACATAATGCAGATGAAATAGAACGTTTAGGCGTACATATTGGTGATACAGTGGTGATCCGCCGAGCAGGTGATGTGATCCCGCAAATTGTTAGCGTAGTTGGATCAGAACGACCAGCAGATAGTCGTGAAATCGTATTCCCAACTCATTGTCCAGTCTGTGGTTCAGATGTCGAACGCATAGAAGGCGAAGCTGTTGCGCGTTGTACTGGTGGTCTGATTTGTGGCGCCCAGCGCAAAGAAGCATTAAAACATTTTGTGTCACGCCGTGCTATGGATGTCGATGGCATGGGAGACAAAATTATCGACCAACTGGTTGAAAAAGAGTATGTAAAAACACCCGCAGATTTATATCAATTGAGTGCAGGTATTCTCACTGGGCTGGATAGAATGGGGCCTAAATCGGCACAGAATTTAGTGGATGCTTTAGAGAAATCGAAAGCAACGACACTCGCACGTTTTATTTATGCTTTAGGTATTCGTGAGGTTGGAGAAGCAACAGCGGCGAATCTCGCGTCGCATTACGGTACCCTTGAAGCCGTGATGGCAGCAGATGAAGAGTCACTAAAAACAGTACAAGATATTGGTCACGTTGTGGCTAAGCATGTGGTTAATTTCTTCCGTGAAGAGCATAACCAAGCGGTGATCCAAGATTTGCTAAATAAAGCGAATATTCACTGGCCACAAGCAGTTGCGATAGATGTCAGCAGTATTGATAGCCCATTTGCAGGGAAAACAGTGGTATTAACCGGATCGATGAGCCGCTTAACCCGCGATGAAGCAAAAGATAAGTTGGTCGCATTAGGGGCTAAGGTTGCTGGTAGTGTTTCGAAGAAAACTGATTTAGTGATTGCAGGGGAAGCGGCAGGCTCCAAACTGGCT